The Dehalococcoidia bacterium genome window below encodes:
- a CDS encoding abortive infection family protein: MVEGVGAMRNKLSDAHGKGMNSPVPDDRHAELAVILAGAIALFLVKTWKETKQP, encoded by the coding sequence ATTGTTGAGGGTGTAGGCGCTATGAGGAACAAGTTGAGCGATGCACATGGCAAAGGCATGAACTCTCCAGTCCCCGATGACAGACATGCAGAGCTAGCAGTCATCCTAGCAGGAGCTATAGCACTTTTCCTTGTAAAAACTTGGAAGGAGACTAAACAACCATGA